A window of Chloracidobacterium sp. N contains these coding sequences:
- a CDS encoding HAD family phosphatase yields MKLSDFAAVIFDMDGLLIDTETLYCQSWQRAAADCGFVITPHFYERLVGRSRADALQIVLEHFGDQVPMPDFHERVLHYETVCFAEAPIPVKPGAWDMIAAVDAHALPKALATSTHRPAARQRLVRTGLDRHFHITVTGDEVQRPKPAPDIYLAACERLGVSPRDVLAFEDSEPGVQAAHAAGVTVIMVPDFKAPSLEIQARTARVFPSLTLARAHLCA; encoded by the coding sequence ATGAAGTTGAGCGATTTTGCAGCGGTCATCTTCGATATGGATGGCCTGCTGATTGATACGGAAACCCTGTACTGCCAGTCGTGGCAGCGGGCGGCGGCAGATTGTGGTTTTGTCATTACACCACACTTCTATGAACGGCTTGTGGGACGTTCCCGCGCCGATGCCCTTCAGATTGTGCTGGAGCATTTCGGCGATCAGGTTCCGATGCCGGATTTTCACGAGCGCGTACTGCACTACGAGACGGTCTGCTTTGCCGAAGCACCCATTCCTGTCAAGCCGGGCGCGTGGGACATGATTGCGGCCGTGGATGCCCACGCCCTGCCCAAGGCGCTGGCGACCTCAACGCATCGTCCGGCGGCCCGGCAGCGTCTGGTACGCACGGGGCTGGACCGTCACTTCCACATTACCGTGACCGGCGATGAGGTACAGCGTCCCAAACCCGCGCCGGACATTTACCTGGCAGCCTGTGAACGGCTGGGTGTGTCCCCCCGGGATGTGCTGGCTTTTGAGGATTCCGAACCGGGCGTCCAGGCCGCCCATGCCGCCGGTGTCACGGTCATCATGGTGCCGGACTTCAAGGCACCATCGCTGGAAATCCAGGCCCGCACCGCCCGCGTTTTCCCGTCGCTGACCCTGGCGCGCGCTCACCTGTGCGCGTAG
- a CDS encoding glycosyltransferase family 39 protein, producing MTPTAPNALRLPPAWRQQLWFGLIGLLGAGWLWFAMSRHGIGLSPDSVGYLAVAQHLLEGRGFLSYRGEPFVAQPPLYPLAIATISFLLGFTLATSALLLNLILFVAVAYLSGRLALLVTKSFPLSIAVCISVILGVPITWVSVFAWSEMLFIFLTTLAFLNLIGFISSRDTRDLLACSLYLACSCMARYAGLFSVFSFLLVLILVTSERLQKKAYQIVAFSFISSLPISLWVLRNYILSGTPFGPRTMASLKPKEIIFLLFDTFSSWFILQTDILQNYFILIAIFIFLTFAVSTACICQIKDTNILSLVIFVSTYSLFVFVSSMRFAYDPIDNRLLSPVFISLVVVLLSFSNKVLYPYLKSKVSGGAQSRLIILGALIWFTHPVLSTLTLGFEVRREGKGYHAVHWQTSPTLAHVRQVREQLTQRTVYTNDPEGLYFLAHIRAEHLPFRFRPTWPEAGQAYLIRFKRAYRGECLDIIEGLRQAADIEPLARFSDGEIYLVTHKPLQVPSQ from the coding sequence ATGACGCCCACTGCGCCCAACGCACTGCGCCTGCCCCCTGCCTGGAGACAGCAATTGTGGTTTGGTCTCATTGGTTTGCTTGGTGCTGGCTGGCTGTGGTTTGCCATGTCCCGGCACGGGATTGGGCTTTCGCCGGATTCGGTGGGCTATCTGGCGGTTGCCCAGCACCTGCTTGAAGGCAGGGGCTTTCTTTCCTACCGGGGTGAGCCATTCGTTGCCCAACCGCCGCTGTATCCTCTGGCGATTGCCACCATAAGTTTCCTCCTTGGCTTCACCCTGGCGACATCGGCTCTTCTGCTCAACCTTATCCTTTTCGTCGCTGTTGCCTACCTCTCTGGCCGGCTTGCCCTCCTGGTCACAAAATCTTTTCCCCTCTCAATCGCCGTCTGTATCTCGGTTATCCTGGGTGTACCGATCACCTGGGTTTCTGTCTTTGCCTGGAGTGAAATGCTTTTCATTTTCCTTACAACTCTGGCATTCCTGAATCTGATTGGCTTTATCTCATCCAGGGATACAAGAGATTTATTGGCATGCTCACTTTATCTGGCCTGTTCATGTATGGCTCGTTACGCAGGACTTTTTTCTGTTTTTTCATTTCTACTAGTTCTGATTCTGGTAACGAGTGAAAGATTACAAAAAAAAGCATATCAAATTGTTGCTTTTTCATTCATCTCATCCTTACCCATATCTCTTTGGGTATTGAGAAACTATATTCTATCTGGTACTCCTTTTGGCCCGAGAACTATGGCCTCTCTGAAACCAAAGGAGATTATTTTTTTGCTTTTCGACACCTTTTCCAGTTGGTTTATTCTTCAGACAGATATTTTGCAAAATTATTTTATTTTAATCGCGATATTTATTTTTTTGACCTTTGCAGTTTCCACTGCATGTATCTGCCAAATAAAGGATACCAACATATTATCTCTTGTAATCTTTGTTTCCACGTATTCGCTTTTTGTCTTTGTTTCTTCCATGCGCTTTGCATACGATCCAATTGACAACCGCTTGCTCTCTCCAGTTTTTATATCCTTGGTCGTCGTCTTGTTAAGCTTTTCAAACAAGGTGCTCTATCCATATCTAAAAAGCAAAGTCTCCGGTGGTGCACAATCCCGGCTCATTATCTTGGGAGCACTGATCTGGTTTACCCATCCGGTACTTTCTACACTGACACTTGGATTTGAGGTGCGCCGGGAAGGCAAGGGCTACCATGCCGTTCACTGGCAGACCAGCCCAACCCTGGCTCATGTCCGCCAGGTGCGTGAGCAGCTCACCCAACGGACGGTCTATACCAACGACCCCGAAGGACTGTACTTTCTGGCCCACATCCGGGCCGAGCACCTTCCCTTTCGGTTTCGCCCAACCTGGCCGGAAGCAGGACAGGCCTACCTGATTCGCTTCAAGCGCGCCTACCGTGGTGAATGCCTGGACATCATCGAAGGACTCCGCCAGGCGGCTGACATCGAGCCGCTGGCCCGGTTTTCCGACGGTGAAATCTATCTGGTGACACACAAACCCCTTCAGGTCCCCAGCCAGTAG
- a CDS encoding ATP-binding protein → MSATRHLLTLDELSQLPHWAAEMGRKYFSGEASHFLLHHNVYDLARAKRGYVGLVTFLQQEMLGNKHIVLYNRSEGISFGSQEAERQFLATLRVANPLADTKTLTTLPRDPVPALGLIERFLYAGDQVAVIINFLETLVPAGEMTHLSSDERNLLVMLQRWLTSSRLLNSDNIVLFITENLSDVAQRFRENSRLTVIRVPYPDHTERLDYIRYELAEIAKRRNGRSEKEIEQLKADFKAKAERILREEGVDRLNEETKKFNERLEQMKAELGNSVLGLRMQMSDEQLAHLTSGLNRVHISSILKSATLNDEGLTIDLVRAKKKSIIEAECVGLIEFVTPKYGLDHVGGFEKAKAYLRNIAEVIRRGETEEAPMGILISGPVGTGKTFLAEAFAKDCGLNVVEFKNFRDKWVGSSESNLEKILNLIQTLAPIVVLIDEADATLGNRDSGGDSGVDKRIFSKIAAAMGDTDNRGRILWILMTSRPDLLPIDLKRQGRAEEHISLFYPESEADRLAIVEAMIKKNRIAHQVTDWSPITKSDLKLSGADIESILIRCRRVARQAGRKEVSPEDVRAVAQEFTPARDEVAIEYQTLVAVREATSRDMLPEAFRHLSPAEISQRIEQLRPMVR, encoded by the coding sequence ATGTCTGCCACCCGTCACCTGCTGACGCTTGATGAACTCAGCCAGCTTCCACATTGGGCGGCTGAAATGGGGCGCAAGTATTTTTCCGGCGAGGCGAGCCATTTCCTGCTTCACCACAACGTCTATGACCTGGCACGCGCCAAACGCGGTTATGTGGGATTGGTGACCTTTCTCCAGCAGGAAATGCTGGGGAACAAGCACATCGTGCTCTACAACCGCAGCGAGGGGATTTCCTTTGGCTCGCAGGAAGCCGAGCGCCAGTTTCTGGCGACCTTGCGGGTTGCCAATCCACTTGCCGATACGAAGACCCTGACGACGCTCCCGCGTGATCCGGTGCCGGCGCTGGGATTGATTGAGCGGTTTCTCTACGCTGGTGATCAGGTGGCAGTCATCATCAATTTCCTTGAGACGCTTGTGCCGGCCGGTGAAATGACCCACCTCAGCAGTGACGAGCGGAACCTGCTCGTGATGCTCCAGCGGTGGCTGACGAGTTCCCGTCTGCTCAATTCCGATAACATCGTCCTGTTCATCACAGAAAACCTGTCGGATGTGGCCCAGCGATTCCGTGAGAATTCGCGGCTGACGGTCATCCGCGTTCCCTACCCGGATCATACGGAACGGCTTGATTACATCCGCTATGAGCTGGCGGAGATTGCCAAACGACGTAATGGCCGCTCCGAAAAAGAAATCGAACAGCTCAAAGCTGATTTCAAAGCCAAGGCCGAGCGCATCCTGCGCGAGGAAGGCGTTGACCGGCTCAACGAAGAAACCAAAAAGTTCAATGAACGGCTTGAGCAGATGAAGGCGGAGCTGGGAAACAGCGTTCTTGGACTCAGGATGCAGATGAGTGACGAGCAGCTTGCCCACCTCACTTCCGGTCTGAACCGGGTTCACATCTCCTCCATTCTCAAAAGTGCGACGCTCAATGACGAGGGCCTGACGATTGACCTGGTACGCGCCAAGAAAAAGTCCATCATCGAGGCGGAATGTGTCGGCCTGATTGAATTCGTGACGCCCAAATACGGTCTTGACCACGTTGGCGGCTTCGAGAAAGCCAAGGCTTACCTGCGTAACATTGCCGAAGTTATTCGCAGGGGCGAAACGGAAGAAGCTCCCATGGGAATTCTCATCTCCGGCCCGGTTGGAACGGGGAAAACCTTTCTGGCAGAAGCCTTTGCCAAGGACTGCGGGTTGAATGTCGTCGAATTCAAGAACTTCCGGGACAAGTGGGTTGGCTCTTCGGAGTCCAATCTCGAAAAGATTCTCAATCTTATCCAGACCCTGGCACCAATCGTTGTTCTGATTGATGAGGCCGATGCCACCTTGGGCAACCGGGACAGCGGTGGGGATAGCGGCGTGGACAAGCGCATCTTTTCCAAGATCGCGGCCGCCATGGGAGACACCGACAATCGCGGACGCATTCTCTGGATACTGATGACCTCACGCCCTGACCTGCTTCCCATTGACCTGAAGCGCCAGGGAAGAGCTGAAGAGCATATCTCGCTGTTTTACCCGGAATCTGAAGCTGACCGTCTGGCCATCGTCGAGGCCATGATCAAGAAAAACCGGATTGCCCATCAGGTCACGGACTGGTCACCGATTACGAAAAGCGATCTGAAGCTTTCGGGGGCGGATATTGAGTCCATTCTCATCCGCTGCCGGCGGGTGGCGCGGCAGGCCGGGCGCAAGGAAGTCAGCCCGGAAGATGTCCGCGCTGTGGCCCAGGAATTCACTCCGGCCCGGGACGAAGTCGCCATCGAGTATCAAACTCTGGTTGCCGTCCGGGAGGCCACCTCGCGCGACATGCTGCCCGAAGCCTTCCGGCATCTTTCGCCGGCGGAAATCAGCCAGCGCATTGAGCAGCTTCGTCCCATGGTGCGCTAG
- the ispF gene encoding 2-C-methyl-D-erythritol 2,4-cyclodiphosphate synthase, with translation MQSGAYRVGMGYDIHRLVEGRPLILGGVNIPYERGLLGHSDADALAHALTDALLGALALGDIGTHFPDTDPQWAGADSLTLLQQAVGLVAARGFEVVNVDASILAERPKLAPYIQAMRERLAAILHLPCDAVSVKAKTNEGQDAVGRREAIAVHAVVLVAQRRRDGEAESHA, from the coding sequence ATGCAGTCCGGCGCATATCGGGTCGGGATGGGGTATGACATCCACCGTCTGGTGGAAGGGCGCCCGTTGATTCTGGGCGGTGTGAACATTCCCTATGAGCGCGGGCTGCTCGGTCATTCGGACGCCGATGCGCTGGCGCATGCCCTTACCGATGCCCTGCTGGGGGCGCTGGCGCTGGGTGACATCGGCACGCATTTCCCCGACACCGATCCGCAGTGGGCTGGTGCTGACAGCCTGACCCTGCTGCAACAGGCGGTGGGGCTCGTGGCTGCCCGTGGTTTTGAAGTGGTCAACGTGGACGCCTCCATTCTGGCCGAGCGCCCGAAGCTGGCACCCTACATCCAGGCCATGCGGGAGCGTCTGGCAGCTATCTTGCACCTGCCCTGTGACGCGGTCAGCGTCAAGGCAAAAACCAACGAAGGGCAGGATGCTGTCGGCCGGCGGGAAGCCATTGCCGTCCACGCGGTTGTCCTGGTGGCGCAACGCCGCCGGGACGGGGAAGCCGAATCACATGCATAA
- a CDS encoding thymidine kinase, which produces MEWSARPRGWIEVIAGGMFSGKTEALITRLRRALIARQTVQAFKPRLDDRYEANFIVSHSRLRIETQVVESAEDILECLRPETQVVGIDEGQFLGAGLVTVCRQLAQEGRRVIVAALDLDYRGEPFEPIPHLLAMAEYVSKPQAICVVCGHPANFSQRLIADERRVVVGAEGLYEARCRRCFVPYPVPPSETVTSEMAKES; this is translated from the coding sequence ATGGAGTGGTCGGCGCGTCCGCGCGGATGGATTGAAGTCATCGCCGGTGGCATGTTTTCCGGGAAAACCGAGGCGCTCATCACACGTCTGCGGCGGGCGCTGATTGCGCGGCAGACTGTCCAGGCGTTCAAGCCCCGGCTCGATGACCGGTATGAAGCCAACTTCATCGTGTCGCACAGCCGCCTGCGCATCGAAACTCAGGTCGTCGAAAGCGCCGAGGACATTCTGGAGTGTCTGCGGCCGGAAACCCAGGTTGTGGGCATTGATGAGGGGCAGTTTCTGGGGGCGGGGCTCGTGACCGTCTGCCGTCAACTGGCCCAGGAAGGGCGGCGGGTCATTGTGGCGGCCCTGGACCTGGACTACCGTGGCGAACCGTTTGAGCCGATTCCCCATTTGCTGGCGATGGCGGAATACGTGAGCAAGCCACAGGCCATCTGTGTCGTCTGTGGACACCCGGCCAACTTTTCCCAGCGGCTCATTGCCGACGAGCGGCGGGTGGTTGTCGGAGCGGAAGGGCTGTACGAGGCACGCTGTCGCCGCTGTTTTGTTCCCTATCCGGTGCCGCCCTCGGAGACTGTAACCTCGGAAATGGCAAAGGAAAGCTGA
- the asd gene encoding aspartate-semialdehyde dehydrogenase has product MKHWRVGILGATGTVGQRFVQLLEQHPWFTITAVAASDRSEGKRYGDAVAWKLPTPLPARIAELTLAPCRPPLDCDLVFSSLPGDMAAETEAAFAAASYPVISNSSAHRMAPDVPLLVPEINPEHVRLIPLQQQRRDWTRGFLVTNPNCTTLALVLPLAALERAFGVDMVMVSTMQAISGAGYPGVASLDIVDNVIPYIAGEEDKVETEPRKILGQLVGDRIEPAALRLSAHCHRVAVTDGHLCAASIRLRQPATVDEVGAALEAFRGPAEVAALPSAPARPIVLRREPDRPQPRLDRDLERGMASIVGRVRPDPLLDIKLTILGHNTVRGAAGAAVLNAEFLAATGCFT; this is encoded by the coding sequence ATGAAACACTGGCGGGTAGGCATTCTGGGCGCGACCGGCACGGTTGGGCAGCGTTTCGTTCAACTTCTGGAGCAGCATCCGTGGTTTACCATCACGGCTGTTGCGGCTTCGGACCGCTCCGAAGGCAAGCGGTATGGCGATGCCGTTGCCTGGAAGCTTCCGACGCCCCTGCCAGCGCGGATTGCGGAACTGACCCTGGCGCCGTGCCGGCCGCCGCTGGACTGCGACCTGGTGTTCTCCAGCCTGCCGGGCGATATGGCCGCGGAAACGGAAGCGGCTTTTGCCGCCGCCAGCTACCCGGTCATCAGCAATTCGAGCGCCCACCGCATGGCCCCCGATGTGCCGCTGCTCGTGCCGGAAATCAACCCCGAACACGTGCGCCTCATCCCGCTTCAGCAGCAGCGCCGTGATTGGACGCGCGGTTTTCTTGTCACCAATCCCAACTGCACGACGCTGGCGCTGGTGCTTCCGTTGGCGGCGCTGGAACGGGCTTTCGGTGTGGACATGGTTATGGTGTCAACGATGCAGGCCATTTCCGGGGCCGGCTACCCAGGGGTGGCGTCGCTGGACATCGTGGACAACGTCATTCCCTACATCGCCGGTGAAGAAGACAAGGTGGAGACGGAGCCGCGCAAAATCCTGGGGCAGCTTGTCGGCGACCGGATTGAGCCGGCGGCGCTGCGGCTCAGCGCCCATTGCCACCGCGTGGCCGTGACCGACGGACATCTCTGCGCTGCCTCCATCCGGCTCCGGCAGCCGGCAACCGTGGATGAAGTCGGTGCTGCTCTCGAAGCTTTTCGCGGCCCGGCGGAAGTTGCAGCACTGCCCAGCGCACCGGCGCGTCCCATCGTGCTGCGGCGTGAGCCGGACCGTCCACAGCCCCGCCTGGACCGCGATCTGGAACGGGGCATGGCCAGCATCGTGGGACGGGTGCGTCCTGACCCGCTGCTGGACATCAAACTGACGATTCTTGGACACAATACCGTACGCGGTGCGGCCGGCGCTGCGGTACTCAACGCAGAGTTCTTGGCCGCAACGGGCTGCTTCACCTAG
- a CDS encoding WecB/TagA/CpsF family glycosyltransferase translates to MKRPTPVFAGVPVANLTLDETLAQVATWLQEPDFRRMAVVNAAILLDVERDAGFQTALATADLVTADGMSVVWATRWLPFLGGRLVARVAAPEVMEGVLAWCAHHGQRIYLLGATGEVVTAVCERLQQRFPTLPIAGAQDGYFPEAASATVAAAIRSARADVLFVAMGSPRQELWLARYGPQTGVRFALGVGGYFDILAGKRKRAPRWMQSWGLEWSFRLVQEPRRLWRRYLIGNLAFLGFLRREQRRAADRRLANRLSVSKPSGEKTP, encoded by the coding sequence ATGAAGCGTCCGACGCCAGTGTTTGCCGGTGTGCCGGTGGCCAACCTCACGCTGGATGAAACCTTGGCCCAGGTTGCCACCTGGCTGCAGGAGCCGGATTTTCGCCGCATGGCAGTGGTCAATGCCGCGATTCTGCTGGATGTCGAGCGCGATGCCGGGTTTCAGACGGCCCTCGCCACGGCTGATCTGGTGACGGCCGATGGCATGTCGGTTGTATGGGCCACGCGGTGGTTGCCTTTTTTGGGCGGGCGGCTGGTGGCGCGGGTGGCGGCGCCCGAGGTCATGGAGGGGGTTCTCGCCTGGTGTGCGCACCATGGACAGCGCATCTACCTGCTCGGTGCCACGGGGGAAGTCGTCACGGCCGTCTGTGAGCGGTTGCAGCAGCGTTTTCCCACCCTGCCCATTGCCGGCGCGCAGGATGGCTACTTCCCGGAAGCTGCTTCGGCTACCGTCGCGGCAGCTATCCGCAGTGCCCGCGCTGACGTGCTCTTTGTCGCCATGGGTTCGCCCAGACAAGAGCTGTGGCTGGCCCGTTATGGCCCACAGACCGGGGTACGGTTTGCACTTGGCGTCGGTGGTTACTTCGATATTCTGGCCGGAAAACGCAAGCGCGCGCCACGCTGGATGCAGTCCTGGGGCCTGGAGTGGAGCTTTCGGCTGGTACAGGAACCGCGCCGGCTGTGGCGGCGGTATCTCATCGGCAATCTGGCCTTTCTGGGATTTCTCCGGCGCGAGCAGCGACGGGCAGCAGACCGGCGATTGGCCAACCGGTTATCCGTAAGCAAGCCATCAGGGGAGAAAACACCATGA
- the rfbC gene encoding dTDP-4-dehydrorhamnose 3,5-epimerase, with product MNFIPTELPGVILIEPQVFRDERGFFLETYHAAKFAQAGLDVAFVQDNHSRSVQGTLRGLHAQWRRPQGKLVRVIAGEIFDVVVDIRLDSPTFGRWLGVRLSAENFRQLYVPPGFVHGFCVVSDMAEVLYKCTALYDPGDEIGVIWNDPEIGIDWGIESPLLSEKDRRLPTLRALVQRLQQAPDSV from the coding sequence ATGAACTTCATTCCGACGGAACTACCGGGTGTCATCCTGATTGAGCCACAGGTCTTCCGGGACGAACGTGGTTTTTTCCTGGAAACCTACCATGCGGCCAAGTTTGCCCAGGCCGGACTGGATGTGGCCTTTGTCCAGGACAATCACTCGCGTTCGGTGCAGGGCACGCTGCGCGGTCTTCATGCCCAGTGGCGGCGGCCGCAGGGCAAGCTCGTCCGGGTCATTGCGGGGGAAATTTTCGATGTCGTGGTGGACATCCGTCTGGATTCGCCGACCTTTGGACGGTGGCTGGGCGTGCGCCTGTCGGCTGAAAACTTTCGCCAGCTCTATGTTCCACCGGGCTTTGTCCATGGGTTTTGCGTGGTGAGTGACATGGCGGAAGTCCTTTACAAGTGCACGGCGCTCTATGACCCCGGTGATGAGATTGGCGTCATCTGGAATGATCCCGAAATTGGCATTGACTGGGGGATTGAATCGCCGTTGTTGTCGGAAAAGGACCGGCGGCTGCCAACCTTGCGCGCGCTCGTGCAGCGGTTGCAACAAGCACCGGACAGCGTATGA
- a CDS encoding sugar phosphate nucleotidyltransferase, with the protein MKGVILAGGLGTRLYPLTKVTNKHLLPVYDRPMIYYPIQTLVEAGVDDVLLVTGGNKAGDFLQLLGNGKDHGLKRLSYTYQQGEGGIADALALAEDFADGGPIVVILGDNVIEKSIAGPVARFQEQGRGARILLKEVPDPQRFGVPTLKGSQVVRIDEKPAQPASPYAVTGIYMYDATVFDIIRTLEPSQRGELEITDVNNAYIARGELTWEVLDGWWTDAGTFESLHLASNLVAAMRLTAAPH; encoded by the coding sequence ATGAAGGGCGTAATCCTGGCCGGTGGACTTGGGACGCGGCTGTATCCGCTGACCAAGGTGACGAACAAGCACCTGCTGCCGGTCTATGACCGGCCGATGATTTACTACCCGATCCAGACACTGGTTGAAGCCGGTGTGGATGATGTCCTGCTGGTGACGGGCGGCAACAAGGCCGGCGACTTTCTGCAACTGCTGGGCAACGGCAAGGACCATGGTCTCAAGCGGTTGAGCTACACCTACCAGCAGGGCGAAGGCGGCATTGCCGATGCCCTGGCGCTGGCGGAAGATTTTGCCGATGGCGGCCCCATCGTCGTCATATTGGGCGACAATGTGATTGAGAAAAGCATCGCCGGCCCGGTCGCGCGGTTTCAGGAGCAGGGGCGCGGGGCCCGGATTCTGCTCAAGGAAGTTCCCGATCCGCAGCGTTTTGGCGTGCCCACCCTGAAGGGATCGCAGGTCGTGCGCATTGATGAAAAACCGGCGCAACCGGCATCGCCCTACGCCGTGACCGGCATTTACATGTATGATGCCACCGTCTTTGACATCATCCGCACGCTTGAGCCAAGCCAGCGGGGGGAACTCGAAATCACGGATGTCAACAACGCCTACATCGCGCGCGGTGAACTCACCTGGGAAGTCCTCGATGGCTGGTGGACCGATGCCGGAACTTTCGAGAGCCTGCATCTCGCCTCCAATCTCGTCGCGGCGATGCGCCTGACCGCCGCCCCACACTGA
- a CDS encoding ATP-binding protein, which yields MPRYLDLRFRLAALLSIVIIGMVAVLYELNRRAERQILAQVEVQTAQLTTALEVGLQSISTSDYLDDFIRSRRLTPSQLQRIRRIAIVDANGLVTDSTLRAERGQRLALPTDESLVQEGDPLAANTTENSLARTVFIPFQALGKDGAPERNYVVVTISAQTLAETIATTSRQRLLATGAALLVALVVAVALVWRFTQPIGDLVTATRRIEAGDLTVQLRLNRRDEIGLLAARFNAMVVRLREVRELEERLNQAERAAVVGRLASGIAHEIRNPLNFINLTMDHIRTRYAPSDAAEHATFERLTAAVKDEIARLNTLVTNVLRIGRPATLSLRPVRLGELIAAVLDVVRSKAEAQQVSLICVDETGGMPIEADADSLKSCFSNLVINAIEAMPHGGELHLSITPTATGQAVQVRDSGLGIAPDDLGHIFDPYFSTKDTGIGLGLAVTRQIILDHGGTITVESTPGQGTTFTVTLPHRSASPG from the coding sequence ATGCCGCGTTATCTCGATCTTCGCTTTCGGCTGGCTGCCCTGCTTTCCATTGTCATCATTGGCATGGTGGCGGTGTTGTATGAACTCAACCGCCGTGCTGAACGCCAGATTCTGGCCCAGGTCGAAGTTCAGACCGCACAACTGACGACGGCGCTGGAAGTCGGCCTGCAGAGCATCAGCACGAGCGACTACCTGGACGACTTCATCCGGTCACGCCGCCTGACGCCCAGCCAGCTCCAGCGTATCCGGCGGATTGCCATCGTGGACGCGAATGGCCTGGTGACAGACAGCACCCTGCGGGCGGAGCGCGGACAGCGGCTAGCACTCCCGACCGATGAAAGCCTGGTACAGGAAGGCGACCCGCTGGCGGCGAACACCACAGAAAACAGTCTGGCCAGAACGGTGTTCATTCCTTTTCAGGCCCTGGGCAAAGACGGCGCGCCGGAGCGCAACTACGTGGTGGTGACGATTTCAGCCCAGACGTTGGCGGAGACCATTGCCACGACTTCGCGCCAGCGGCTGCTGGCCACCGGTGCGGCGCTCCTGGTCGCGTTGGTTGTCGCGGTTGCCTTGGTGTGGCGCTTCACGCAGCCGATTGGCGATCTTGTGACAGCCACGCGCCGGATTGAAGCTGGCGACCTGACGGTGCAACTGCGGCTCAACCGACGGGACGAAATCGGCCTGCTGGCAGCGCGCTTCAATGCCATGGTGGTGCGCCTGCGCGAAGTCCGGGAACTGGAAGAACGTCTCAATCAGGCCGAACGGGCGGCCGTCGTCGGCCGGCTGGCTTCCGGCATTGCCCACGAAATCCGCAACCCGCTCAACTTCATCAACCTCACCATGGATCACATTCGCACCCGCTATGCGCCTTCCGATGCGGCCGAACACGCCACCTTCGAGCGGCTGACCGCAGCCGTCAAGGACGAGATTGCGCGCCTCAACACGCTGGTGACGAATGTGCTGCGCATTGGCCGTCCGGCTACGCTTTCACTGCGTCCGGTCCGGCTGGGTGAATTGATTGCGGCCGTACTCGACGTGGTTCGCTCCAAAGCCGAGGCCCAGCAGGTCTCCCTGATCTGTGTGGATGAAACCGGCGGGATGCCCATCGAAGCGGATGCCGACTCGCTCAAATCGTGCTTCTCGAACCTTGTCATCAACGCCATCGAGGCCATGCCCCACGGTGGCGAACTGCATCTGAGCATTACACCCACGGCCACCGGGCAAGCCGTTCAGGTGCGGGACAGCGGGTTGGGGATTGCGCCCGATGATCTGGGCCACATCTTTGACCCGTACTTCTCCACCAAAGACACCGGCATCGGGTTGGGTTTGGCCGTAACGCGCCAGATCATCCTGGATCACGGCGGCACGATTACCGTCGAAAGCACGCCAGGGCAGGGGACAACCTTCACGGTAACGCTCCCGCACCGCTCCGCATCACCTGGCTAA